A window of Mucilaginibacter paludis DSM 18603 contains these coding sequences:
- a CDS encoding DUF4261 domain-containing protein → MGVLKTLFTKPKATPEMVIAMIPLADKDSFSYQNFIDDYKLYYGVFAEAKGDDMAAALEADGENIALMNIDKPIPAEDIEGTAQYSYNWPNAVADLKDHQAHLIIALTGGSLDAVKRFKLLTQLICAALRTTAAAIGVYMGVQSLLIPTQSYLNIAQLMTDDALPLNLWIYFGYRTINEKRNAYTYGLLAFGKNEIEILQSNRPFVELQDMLFLTSHYLLLSNVNLKHGQTLGFTEDQKIKITETKGEFVAGKSFKLSY, encoded by the coding sequence ATGGGGGTACTAAAAACGCTTTTTACTAAACCTAAAGCAACGCCAGAAATGGTAATTGCGATGATACCCCTGGCAGATAAAGATTCTTTTTCGTATCAAAATTTTATTGACGATTACAAGCTGTACTATGGCGTGTTTGCGGAGGCAAAGGGAGATGATATGGCTGCTGCATTAGAAGCTGATGGAGAAAACATTGCCCTAATGAATATAGATAAGCCAATTCCGGCAGAGGATATTGAGGGAACCGCACAGTACAGCTATAACTGGCCGAACGCTGTCGCGGATTTAAAAGACCATCAGGCACACCTGATTATAGCGTTAACAGGAGGCTCTTTAGATGCCGTTAAACGATTTAAGCTGCTCACCCAGCTAATTTGCGCCGCGTTAAGAACAACGGCTGCTGCAATCGGCGTTTATATGGGCGTCCAATCATTACTCATACCTACTCAAAGTTATTTAAATATAGCTCAGTTAATGACTGATGATGCCCTACCCCTAAACCTCTGGATTTATTTTGGCTACCGTACAATAAACGAAAAGCGCAATGCCTACACTTATGGCCTGCTGGCTTTTGGTAAAAACGAAATTGAAATACTCCAATCAAACCGGCCTTTTGTTGAGCTTCAAGACATGCTTTTTCTGACAAGCCACTATCTGCTGTTAAGCAATGTTAATTTAAAACACGGGCAAACCTTAGGTTTTACAGAAGATCAAAAGATTAAAATAACTGAAACAAAGGGCGAATTTGTAGCAGGCAAAAGCTTTAAATTATCTTATTAA
- a CDS encoding helix-turn-helix transcriptional regulator: MSTTKKDKQLREYSSMVTEVTIGPHDGNKRSKAKADEMAALAKLHHSKRSPQRILKNAMLAVQYRMEHYLQDDTVSFENTCTIEYFVTDFLKVLGINKTAFAGFIEIDGANLNKYYRGDRKFNTELALKFGHFFHTPADLWLKIQIKNELIALQKEKQADEKYIKYDYEKLLQIA; this comes from the coding sequence ATGAGCACAACAAAAAAAGATAAACAACTTCGAGAATATAGCTCCATGGTGACAGAGGTAACTATAGGACCTCATGACGGAAATAAACGGAGTAAGGCTAAAGCGGATGAAATGGCCGCCTTGGCCAAACTTCATCACAGCAAGCGGTCGCCCCAACGAATATTAAAAAATGCCATGTTAGCTGTACAATATCGAATGGAACATTATCTGCAAGATGATACGGTTTCATTTGAAAACACTTGTACGATTGAATATTTTGTAACAGATTTTCTCAAAGTATTGGGGATCAATAAAACAGCCTTTGCAGGTTTTATTGAAATAGATGGGGCTAATCTGAATAAATACTATCGCGGCGACCGGAAATTTAACACAGAGTTAGCTTTAAAGTTCGGCCACTTCTTTCATACTCCGGCAGATCTGTGGCTTAAAATTCAGATCAAAAATGAATTAATTGCGTTGCAGAAAGAAAAACAAGCGGATGAGAAATACATCAAATATGATTATGAAAAGCTATTACAGATAGCCTAA
- a CDS encoding helix-turn-helix domain-containing protein, with protein MNSNRLFRLSTITEYHRAAGLPNPAHPLISIVHMDDIKLPIAEIPFSLIFDFYSISLKKMNHAQFKYGHQACDFDEGVLFFMSPGQLFGIDSVVEQAEPKRPKGWMILIHPDFLWNTPLAKTIKQYEYFNYSVNEALYLSDKEENMLTAIANQIEQEYNANIDRYSQNVIIAQLELLLTYSERFYQRQFITRKIASHELLTRLEDYLSNYFNSGALAKQGLPTVVHIAETLNISPGYLSGLLKSLTGQSTQQHLHNKLIDLAKEKLSTTNLSVSEIAYELGFEHLQSFSKLFKTKTNISPLEFRHSFN; from the coding sequence ATGAACAGCAACCGGCTTTTCCGCCTCAGTACCATTACCGAGTATCACCGGGCGGCAGGCCTGCCCAATCCGGCACATCCGCTGATCAGCATTGTGCATATGGACGACATCAAGCTGCCTATTGCCGAAATTCCGTTCAGCCTGATTTTCGACTTTTATTCTATTTCGCTGAAAAAGATGAATCATGCCCAATTTAAATACGGGCACCAGGCCTGTGATTTTGACGAAGGCGTTTTGTTTTTTATGTCGCCCGGCCAGTTATTCGGTATAGATAGCGTGGTTGAGCAAGCCGAGCCGAAACGCCCCAAAGGCTGGATGATATTGATTCACCCGGATTTTTTATGGAACACCCCATTGGCCAAAACCATCAAACAGTACGAGTACTTTAACTATTCGGTTAACGAAGCGTTGTACCTGTCTGATAAAGAAGAAAACATGCTTACGGCCATAGCCAACCAGATTGAGCAGGAGTACAATGCCAATATAGACCGGTATAGCCAAAATGTGATCATCGCTCAGCTTGAACTGCTGCTAACCTATTCGGAAAGATTTTACCAGCGCCAGTTTATCACCCGCAAAATAGCGAGCCACGAGTTGCTAACCAGGCTGGAAGATTACCTATCCAACTATTTTAACAGCGGTGCCCTGGCCAAACAGGGCCTGCCTACGGTGGTTCATATTGCCGAAACCTTAAATATCTCGCCGGGTTACCTCAGCGGTTTGCTCAAATCGTTAACCGGCCAAAGCACACAGCAACACCTGCACAACAAATTGATCGATCTGGCTAAAGAAAAACTGTCAACCACTAATCTGTCCGTCAGCGAAATTGCCTATGAACTGGGCTTTGAACACCTGCAATCGTTCAGCAAACTTTTTAAAACCAAAACCAACATTTCGCCGCTGGAATTTCGGCATTCGTTTAATTGA
- a CDS encoding NAD(P)H-binding protein → MKIIVTGSLGNISKPLAKLLVAQGHSVTVVSSNPDKIPAIQNLGATPAIGSINDVAFLSSTFAGADAVYAMIPLSFTEPDLGEYLRRMAQNYERALKQAGTKRVVVMSGWAADLVKGENVEDVFAELNTSLTIMRPAAFYTNFYQSIDLIKGQGLIGKFLTLRYLGIGALLTGKTGLLMGNYGGDDRIIFVSPEDIASAVAEELLLLPEKTTIRYVGSEEMTCNQAATIIGTAVGKPWLKWILLTDKQMLQALKMARVPGKLAETLVEMQAAMHSGKALENFHRSQAQMGKIKLADFAKEFALAYHKK, encoded by the coding sequence ATGAAAATCATAGTAACCGGTTCGTTAGGGAACATCAGCAAGCCGCTCGCCAAGCTATTGGTAGCGCAGGGGCACTCGGTAACGGTAGTCAGCAGCAACCCGGATAAAATACCTGCTATCCAAAATTTGGGGGCTACGCCAGCTATCGGCTCCATCAATGATGTGGCTTTCCTCAGCAGCACTTTTGCAGGCGCGGATGCGGTTTACGCCATGATACCCTTAAGTTTTACCGAACCCGACCTGGGCGAATATTTACGCCGCATGGCACAAAATTATGAGCGGGCCTTAAAGCAGGCCGGCACCAAACGCGTAGTGGTGATGAGTGGCTGGGCGGCCGACCTGGTGAAAGGTGAAAACGTAGAGGATGTATTTGCGGAGCTTAACACATCGCTCACCATAATGCGGCCTGCCGCTTTTTATACTAACTTTTACCAATCGATAGACCTGATCAAAGGCCAGGGGCTGATTGGGAAATTCCTGACGTTGCGCTACCTGGGTATCGGCGCCCTGCTAACCGGCAAAACCGGCCTGCTGATGGGGAATTACGGCGGCGATGACCGGATAATTTTTGTATCGCCGGAGGATATTGCCTCTGCCGTGGCCGAAGAGTTGCTGCTACTGCCCGAAAAAACAACCATCAGGTATGTGGGCAGTGAAGAAATGACTTGCAACCAGGCCGCCACCATTATTGGCACCGCGGTAGGTAAACCCTGGTTAAAATGGATACTGCTAACCGATAAGCAAATGCTGCAAGCACTAAAAATGGCCAGGGTACCTGGCAAACTGGCCGAAACCCTGGTTGAAATGCAGGCAGCGATGCATAGTGGTAAGGCGCTGGAGAATTTCCATCGCAGCCAAGCCCAAATGGGCAAAATAAAACTGGCCGATTTTGCCAAAGAATTTGCCCTGGCCTATCATAAAAAATAA
- a CDS encoding SDR family oxidoreductase, translating into MRVFITGATGFIGTAIVQELISAGHQVLGLARSDASANKLIEAGAEVHRGDLEDLDSLRSGAASAEGVIHAGFIHDFARFKEVCEVDQKAIETIGQVLARSNRPLIVTSGTALVRPGKLATEDIIPTFNPEWPRASEQAAEAVAALGVRVAAIRLSPSVHGHGDHHGFIPMLINLARQKGVSAYIGEGLNQWNAVHRLDAAHLYRLALESGAPHARYHAAAEESITLKTIAEAIGQQLDIPVKSVSAAAAAEHFGWFAQMAALDCPASSKLTQQWLNWQPTHSTLLADIESGVYTQ; encoded by the coding sequence ATGCGTGTATTCATCACAGGAGCCACAGGCTTCATCGGTACTGCCATTGTGCAGGAATTAATTAGTGCCGGGCACCAGGTATTAGGTCTGGCCCGTTCGGATGCATCAGCCAATAAACTCATTGAGGCCGGTGCCGAGGTGCATCGCGGCGACCTTGAAGACCTGGACAGCCTGCGCAGCGGTGCCGCATCGGCAGAGGGCGTAATCCATGCCGGTTTTATTCACGATTTTGCCCGCTTTAAAGAAGTATGCGAGGTAGATCAAAAAGCCATCGAAACCATCGGCCAGGTATTGGCCCGTTCAAACCGCCCTTTGATTGTTACTTCAGGCACGGCGCTGGTACGCCCCGGAAAACTGGCTACCGAAGATATCATCCCCACCTTTAACCCGGAATGGCCGCGTGCTTCTGAGCAGGCCGCCGAAGCTGTAGCCGCGCTGGGCGTGCGCGTGGCAGCCATCCGTTTATCGCCATCGGTACATGGCCATGGCGATCACCATGGTTTTATACCGATGTTGATCAATCTCGCGCGCCAAAAAGGCGTTTCTGCCTATATCGGCGAAGGCCTTAACCAATGGAACGCCGTGCACCGGCTTGATGCCGCCCATTTATACCGGCTGGCTTTAGAAAGCGGCGCACCTCATGCTCGTTATCATGCTGCCGCAGAAGAAAGCATCACCCTAAAAACAATAGCCGAAGCCATAGGCCAACAACTGGATATCCCGGTTAAATCAGTAAGCGCAGCAGCAGCAGCAGAACATTTTGGCTGGTTTGCCCAGATGGCCGCGCTTGACTGCCCGGCATCGAGTAAACTAACGCAGCAATGGTTAAACTGGCAGCCAACCCATTCAACCTTACTTGCCGATATTGAAAGCGGCGTTTATACTCAATAA
- a CDS encoding exo-alpha-sialidase: MKQFKLCFLLFFVLFSCKKNEVTINNTSPPVADSGGKVSPIPPINPNDTTIFSDGSSTEPLEGRILIKQKTNPAFLNRIWQGVPTITADNNNNLFAAWYSGYKSEGPGNYITVSVSKDLGKSWLDNEAIITPNANTLIRFFDACLWTDPHGHVYLFWGKVKSKLLWDGRGGVWYSRLSFVNDSLKFDTPKRLSDGIMMNKPICINNNADIIFPISVWRDAPTQAGLDGAFIYKASFAIKNSFAKLSNLPAVEPATGDNIEHMVTDLGNGHLFALTRTGAGNNAGNIQYSNSYDNGNSWDTIRAFKKIFPNAASRVFIRKLKSGNILLIINNSWYRTNLTVFLSVNNGVSWKYKTVLVANDIVASPSYPDAVQTTDGVIHMVNDADRYGAGLINHTSFTEQDIMTGDINSFYKSTVSRK; the protein is encoded by the coding sequence ATGAAGCAATTTAAATTGTGTTTTTTGCTCTTTTTTGTTTTGTTTTCGTGTAAAAAAAATGAAGTTACGATTAACAACACAAGCCCCCCGGTAGCCGATTCGGGTGGCAAAGTATCACCGATACCGCCGATCAATCCCAACGATACGACAATTTTTTCGGACGGCAGCTCAACTGAACCCTTAGAAGGGCGGATTTTAATTAAGCAAAAAACAAACCCGGCGTTCTTAAACAGAATCTGGCAAGGGGTACCTACTATCACTGCCGACAATAATAATAATTTATTTGCGGCCTGGTATAGCGGTTACAAAAGTGAAGGACCAGGTAACTATATTACCGTATCTGTCAGTAAAGATCTGGGCAAGAGCTGGTTAGATAACGAAGCCATCATTACACCCAATGCCAATACTTTAATCCGCTTTTTTGACGCTTGCTTATGGACGGATCCCCATGGTCATGTTTATTTATTCTGGGGAAAGGTAAAATCGAAATTACTTTGGGACGGAAGAGGTGGAGTTTGGTATTCAAGGCTAAGTTTTGTAAATGATAGTTTAAAATTTGATACCCCCAAACGGTTGTCTGACGGGATTATGATGAACAAGCCGATCTGCATCAACAACAATGCTGATATTATATTTCCAATCAGCGTATGGAGAGATGCACCCACTCAAGCCGGCCTTGATGGGGCATTTATTTACAAAGCGAGTTTTGCCATTAAAAACAGTTTTGCAAAATTATCTAACCTACCTGCTGTTGAGCCCGCCACAGGTGATAACATTGAGCACATGGTTACCGATTTAGGCAATGGACATTTGTTTGCTCTAACGCGAACCGGGGCAGGCAATAATGCCGGTAATATTCAATATTCAAACAGTTATGATAATGGCAACAGTTGGGATACCATTAGGGCGTTTAAAAAAATATTCCCTAATGCCGCTTCCAGGGTATTTATTAGGAAATTAAAAAGCGGCAATATTTTATTGATCATAAATAATAGCTGGTATCGAACCAACCTTACGGTATTTTTATCTGTAAATAACGGCGTCAGTTGGAAATATAAAACAGTTTTGGTAGCAAACGATATAGTAGCGTCGCCCAGTTACCCGGATGCTGTGCAAACAACTGATGGCGTGATTCATATGGTAAACGATGCCGATCGATATGGCGCAGGCTTGATAAACCACACATCGTTTACCGAACAAGATATCATGACTGGGGATATCAATAGTTTTTATAAAAGTACGGTTTCGAGAAAGTGA
- the arr gene encoding NAD(+)--rifampin ADP-ribosyltransferase, whose amino-acid sequence MPPMQSVFSQTFFHGTKADLKLGELVTTGMNSNYGQRKQAEYVYLTATLDAAIWGAELAYGEERQRIYLVEPMGQVEDDPDLTDKKFPGNPTLSYRSKHPFKVVGEITIWQGHAPEQVKAMKHGLAKLSEQGIEG is encoded by the coding sequence ATCCCACCTATGCAAAGCGTATTTTCACAGACATTTTTCCACGGTACCAAAGCTGATCTAAAGCTCGGCGAGCTGGTAACCACTGGCATGAACTCCAATTATGGGCAAAGAAAACAAGCGGAATATGTGTATCTTACGGCTACGCTTGATGCCGCTATATGGGGGGCTGAACTTGCTTATGGCGAAGAACGGCAGCGCATATATTTAGTAGAACCGATGGGCCAGGTTGAAGATGATCCCGATTTGACGGACAAAAAATTTCCAGGCAACCCCACTTTATCGTACCGCTCCAAGCACCCATTTAAAGTTGTTGGCGAGATTACCATCTGGCAGGGACACGCTCCGGAACAGGTTAAAGCAATGAAACACGGATTGGCAAAATTAAGCGAACAAGGCATTGAAGGCTAA
- a CDS encoding acyltransferase family protein, giving the protein MRSFSGKFNGLDHLRAVAILLVLTFHYRMFGHPDWVDTYGGLGWTGVDLFFVLSGFLISNKLFSEIKKQNTINLKVFFAKRLFRIIPPYLLTVLLYFCFPVIREKEALPPLWKFITFTQNYGLNLFDQGTFSHAWSLCIEEQFYLLIPFSLLLLIKTKTFRYIRYIILILIVISISARYITWQKDIVPLIPTDNYWKEWYMKIYYPTYTRLDGLAMGVLTGYLFQYSAWFKKFIASKGNLLFIVGIIMLGFSFWFCSDQVSPHASTWGFTLVALSYTLLVMAAISESCFLYRTKLFATSQLASLSYALYLSHKFVIHIIQNILKQMQIQVASNVTLIICLTACIITALIYRYTVENISAKIKNKLIHIKN; this is encoded by the coding sequence ATGCGTTCCTTTTCCGGGAAATTTAACGGGCTCGACCATTTAAGAGCCGTTGCCATTTTATTGGTTCTTACTTTCCATTACCGGATGTTTGGACATCCGGACTGGGTTGATACCTATGGTGGACTGGGATGGACGGGGGTAGACTTATTTTTTGTTTTAAGCGGTTTTTTAATCTCCAACAAACTTTTCAGTGAAATTAAAAAACAAAATACCATTAACCTGAAAGTGTTTTTTGCAAAACGTCTTTTCAGAATCATTCCGCCTTATTTGCTTACCGTGTTATTGTATTTCTGCTTTCCGGTGATCAGGGAGAAGGAAGCTTTACCACCATTATGGAAATTCATCACCTTTACCCAGAATTACGGACTAAATTTATTTGATCAGGGCACATTTTCTCATGCCTGGTCGTTATGTATTGAAGAGCAGTTTTACCTGCTCATTCCTTTTTCATTACTGCTGCTGATAAAAACCAAAACCTTCAGATACATCCGGTATATCATTTTGATACTGATAGTGATTTCCATATCAGCACGTTACATCACCTGGCAGAAAGATATTGTTCCGCTGATTCCGACAGACAACTACTGGAAAGAATGGTATATGAAGATATATTACCCTACTTACACCCGCTTGGATGGCTTAGCAATGGGTGTTTTAACGGGGTATTTGTTTCAGTATTCCGCCTGGTTCAAAAAGTTTATTGCGTCGAAAGGTAATTTGCTTTTTATTGTTGGCATCATTATGCTCGGTTTCTCATTTTGGTTTTGTAGTGACCAGGTCTCTCCGCACGCATCAACCTGGGGATTTACACTCGTTGCCCTAAGTTATACCCTGCTTGTAATGGCGGCAATTTCAGAATCATGCTTTCTTTATCGTACCAAGTTATTCGCCACTTCACAACTTGCCAGCTTATCATATGCCCTGTATTTATCGCATAAATTTGTTATTCATATCATTCAAAACATCCTCAAACAAATGCAAATACAGGTGGCAAGTAATGTAACCCTGATTATCTGCCTAACGGCCTGCATCATTACTGCGTTAATTTACCGCTATACCGTCGAAAACATTTCAGCAAAAATCAAAAATAAACTCATCCATATCAAAAACTAA
- a CDS encoding RNA polymerase sigma factor, translated as MRNLHLAPVSTLSDHDLISLVRQGSEAAFKEVYLRYDSLLYIYAYKKLQNKAEAQDVVQEVFITLWNSRETFILKSTLSGFLYKSVLNKVFNIFKHQHIIQQYISSGEHFIETDSAETDYLVREKDIAALIEKEIAAMPPRMREIYELKRKEFLSTKEIAARLQISEMTVSTQMKRALKLLKLKLGVVIYIVYVLHG; from the coding sequence TTGAGGAATTTGCATTTGGCCCCTGTTAGCACACTCTCTGATCATGATTTAATTTCCCTGGTGCGGCAAGGCAGTGAAGCCGCCTTTAAGGAGGTTTACCTGCGCTACGATAGCTTGCTGTATATTTATGCTTATAAAAAATTGCAAAATAAGGCAGAAGCTCAGGATGTGGTACAGGAGGTTTTTATTACCCTTTGGAACAGCCGCGAAACATTCATTTTAAAATCTACTCTGTCGGGCTTTTTGTATAAATCGGTGCTCAACAAGGTTTTCAATATTTTTAAGCATCAGCATATTATTCAGCAATACATCAGTTCGGGCGAGCATTTTATTGAAACCGACAGCGCCGAAACTGATTACCTGGTGAGGGAAAAGGATATTGCGGCGCTGATTGAAAAAGAAATTGCGGCCATGCCGCCACGCATGCGCGAGATTTATGAGCTTAAACGAAAAGAGTTTTTAAGTACCAAAGAAATTGCCGCGAGGCTCCAAATTTCGGAAATGACGGTTTCTACCCAAATGAAACGGGCGCTTAAACTGCTCAAACTTAAGTTAGGCGTGGTAATTTATATTGTTTATGTGCTGCATGGTTGA
- a CDS encoding type II toxin-antitoxin system VapC family toxin, translating into MTFLIDSNIVIYSLSDEYTYLRKLLIDESAAVSEITRVEVLGYGGLKTDQEEYFRNIFSYVPIIIPNQEVFDKAIDIRKKYNLKLGDSIIAATALIHDLTLYTRNLKDFEKISALKSLNPIL; encoded by the coding sequence ATGACATTTTTGATAGATAGCAATATTGTTATATATTCATTATCTGATGAGTATACTTATTTACGAAAGCTTCTAATTGATGAATCAGCAGCGGTTTCCGAAATTACAAGAGTTGAGGTATTAGGTTATGGAGGCTTAAAAACGGATCAGGAAGAATATTTCCGGAATATCTTTAGTTACGTTCCGATTATTATACCTAACCAGGAAGTGTTTGATAAAGCGATTGACATTCGTAAAAAATACAACCTAAAACTGGGGGACAGTATCATTGCAGCAACGGCTCTCATCCATGATTTAACCCTGTATACCCGAAATCTGAAAGATTTTGAAAAGATTAGTGCATTAAAATCGCTTAACCCTATTCTTTAA
- a CDS encoding FecR family protein, protein MQKKDIKDLLNRVELGIATPQEEEVAQFWLHRLNEQAGAGLTDDDLLQAREAMWQNINTRKHAKIYPFKTRRWMAAAAAVLLCLSMGGYFLYRQIAPGQIAQNLRFKNDLAPGSNKAMLTLANGQKIILSEAKNGTLANQGNITVTKTADGQIVYRAAPAAPMAKVAGAAVGFNTITTPRGGQYQVILPDDSHVWLNAASSLSYPTAFTGTERKVKLTGEAYFEVAKNKQMPFKVESQGQQVEVLGTHFNISAYADDADTKTTLLEGSVRLNNRVVLRPGEQATMQPGVALGISAANTDDAIAWKNGKFKFENENIKDLMRKVARWYDVQVDYEGGMSRQNFSGSVSRFDSISKLLNILESTNTVHFKIEGRRITVMP, encoded by the coding sequence ATGCAAAAAAAAGACATCAAAGATCTGTTAAACCGGGTTGAATTAGGCATTGCCACGCCGCAGGAAGAGGAAGTAGCGCAATTTTGGCTGCACCGCTTAAATGAACAAGCCGGTGCTGGCCTAACCGATGATGATTTGTTGCAGGCCCGGGAAGCTATGTGGCAAAACATCAACACCCGCAAACATGCCAAAATTTATCCTTTTAAAACACGCAGGTGGATGGCCGCCGCAGCCGCCGTTTTGTTATGTTTAAGTATGGGGGGCTACTTTTTGTACCGGCAAATAGCCCCGGGGCAAATAGCGCAAAACCTGCGCTTTAAAAATGATTTGGCTCCCGGTAGTAATAAGGCTATGTTAACGTTGGCTAACGGGCAGAAAATTATATTGAGCGAGGCCAAAAATGGAACCTTAGCAAACCAGGGCAATATAACGGTTACCAAAACAGCAGATGGGCAAATTGTATACCGTGCGGCCCCGGCTGCGCCAATGGCTAAAGTAGCCGGTGCAGCGGTGGGCTTCAATACCATTACCACGCCGCGCGGCGGCCAATACCAGGTTATTTTGCCCGATGATAGCCATGTTTGGCTCAATGCGGCATCATCGTTAAGTTACCCAACTGCATTTACCGGTACAGAGCGTAAAGTTAAGTTAACGGGCGAGGCTTATTTTGAAGTGGCAAAAAATAAACAAATGCCATTTAAGGTAGAGAGCCAGGGCCAGCAGGTTGAAGTATTAGGCACGCATTTTAACATTAGCGCTTACGCGGACGATGCCGATACCAAAACTACTTTGCTGGAGGGCAGCGTGCGTTTAAACAACCGGGTGGTGTTAAGGCCGGGCGAGCAGGCAACCATGCAGCCGGGCGTAGCGCTGGGCATTAGCGCGGCCAATACCGATGATGCCATTGCCTGGAAAAACGGCAAGTTTAAATTTGAGAACGAAAATATTAAGGATTTGATGCGCAAGGTAGCCCGCTGGTACGATGTGCAGGTGGATTACGAGGGTGGCATGAGCAGGCAAAATTTTTCGGGCAGCGTATCGCGTTTTGATAGCATATCCAAATTGTTAAATATTTTAGAATCAACCAATACCGTACATTTTAAAATTGAAGGGAGGAGGATTACCGTTATGCCATAA